The Mauremys reevesii isolate NIE-2019 linkage group 1, ASM1616193v1, whole genome shotgun sequence genome segment TATACTTGTTTAACTCTGGGGAGATCAGCCTTAATGCCTGTTttgcccagctgttcttcatccacttTGTTGTAAAAACTGAATCCTCTGTGCTCGTtttgatggcctttgaccgctttgttgcaatctgtaacccactgagaTATGCTTCCATCTTAACCATGCCGAGAATAGCTAAGATGGGGTTGGTGTTTGTGCTAAAAGGGGTGGCCATAGAATTACCAAtcccctttctcctgaaacaGTTCCGATACTGTCAAGCCAacgtcctctcccattcctactgcctgcaccaggaTGTCATGAAGTTGGCTTGTTCGGACATCACAGTCAACACCATCTATGGCTTGTCTGTGGCAGTCTTAACAGAGGGGTTGGACTCGatgctcatcttcctctcttatgtgatgatcctcaaaacagtgctgagcatcGCATCCCATGCAGAGTGCCTCAGGGCCCTGAATACCTGTGTCGCTCACCTCTGTGCCGTCCTGCTCTTCTACATACCAGTCATTGGCCTGGCTGTGATACACAGATTCAGTAATGGCACTTCTCACTTACTTAAGATTACCCTGGGATACGTCCACCTGCTGGTTCCCCCCCTGATGAATCCAATCGTGTACAGTGTGAAAAGCAAACATCTTCGTGCGAGGATAATCAGGGCATTCGTCAAGTGAAGGGTCAGTTCATCACCTAGCTCCAGCGCCTGTGACACAGGAGACAAAAAACATGAGTGACGGCCATGGCCAGCTATTCCACCCTGGTTCCTTTTCCCCTGAGGCTCCTCCCTTTGCCTCAtctcttcccccaaggtcccacccctACTACTCCCCTTTAACTGAGACTCTGCTCAATCTTTCTGGTTGGAAGCCACAGTTGGGCCATGGTAAGAAGTGCCCAGAGATTCACAGTGTCTGTGAGGTGCCTCAGACCCTCCACATTTTCCCCCCCAGGATGTACAAGCCAGGGAAAGTGGACAGTCCTGCGTTCCTCACATGAGGCTGTGCTCCCAgagcagctcttaccatggcctgacTTGGGCCTGGCTGGGAGGCGGAGCATTGGGGAAAGTGGagaagcagggggcagggcttagtgggaagaggtggggtacaGGGTGGGGTTTCAATGGGAGAAAGGGGAATAGGGGATGTGGCAAGTCTCAAACAAATCTCACCCCAGCAAGCAAGAGAGTGGGGATGTTCCTGAGTAAAGGGGGAAGATGAAGCTGGAGGgtcagagaccctgggttttggAGAAGACTAAATTAATGTGACCTCACGAAGGGGACTCCTCTTTTAAGTATCCCAGGCTGAGAGTAAGTCACTGCAAGGATCTCAGAGGGAAGTTCAGTGTGCCTGCAGGGCCAGCTCAGGACTGAAGGAGGCACCCTGGGGTGCCATTTGTCATGAGGGACTTGGCCAGAGTGTGCTGTGCTCTAGGAAGCTGTGATCAATGGGAGTATGTGGCACACAATTAACATAAACTGTGACTGTATTGATCATTGTTGTaactaaggtcctgtagtggcaccaaatcgtGTACGAAGGAGGTCAAATaagatgtctatgaaaaggttgtgatttgctggttatgattatgttgtctgtatgcatgtttcattttgtgtttaaagttataagtattggttctatactgtctgtatttcaaacttgcaCTATGCTTCTgtgtgacaccccagacaatttggcatcagcactgcctagcctgcttgatggcccattaaggaccagcAGCTgtacaactgacccactgagagaaggcagatacgccttgtgactcaggaAGGTATGTAgagacatgcctatggacagaactctaagacTTCTAATCTATGTGCTTCGCAGCTTGTGTctggaacaaaggaagcacaggctgCTTGGCaagaaactataaaaggcagcaccatcttctccattttgttttcGATCCTGCATTTTACCTCTGGAGGaattttgctacaaactgaagctctgaacaaaggacccaaatgacccatcccagctgtgggtgTACTCTAGAGACTTGATTTGATCCtgaagtttattccatcactgctacaaacctgaaccaagaactttaccattactgtatgtaattgattactttaaccaattttagctcttatctatatttctttctttatatgaataaacttttagattttagattctaaatgattggcaacagcgtgatttgtgggtaagatctgacttgtatattgacctgggtctggggcttagtTCTATGGGATCAGGAGgacattttttcttttactgaggcattggttttcataaccattcatccccatgaggagtggcactggtggtgatactggggaactgcagtgtctgagggaattacttgtgtgacttctggttagccagtgaggTGAAACCAAaatcctctctgtttggctggtttggtgccttagtaATAAAGgacacccagccttgggctgtgactgccctgctccaagcaatttgtcctgaattagCACTCTCGGTGGTGTTCTACCAGAGGCTGCATTGTTACAGCAGGTCAGCCCAGTccccaggctgctctaaactcTGCTGAGGCATGGTGAGAACAGGCCAATGAATCCAACCCCTGTAACTGGCTCACTATGGTGACAGGGCCCAGGCTCTCACACATTTCAGCAAAAGCTGCTTCCACAAGAAATGGCCCAAAAGATGGGAAGATGCTCTCAGAGAGCATCAGGGAAACTAGCCTGGGTCCCGAGAGCTCCTTGGCTTCCCAAAAGAATGTAAGACGGG includes the following:
- the LOC120395860 gene encoding olfactory receptor 51G2-like, producing the protein MSAVNDTNFNSAVFLLTGIPGKEDIYLWISIPFCLIYFISIVGNSVILFIIKTDPSLHEPMYIFLSILAITDLGLSIATMPTILGIYLFNSGEISLNACFAQLFFIHFVVKTESSVLVLMAFDRFVAICNPLRYASILTMPRIAKMGLVFVLKGVAIELPIPFLLKQFRYCQANVLSHSYCLHQDVMKLACSDITVNTIYGLSVAVLTEGLDSMLIFLSYVMILKTVLSIASHAECLRALNTCVAHLCAVLLFYIPVIGLAVIHRFSNGTSHLLKITLGYVHLLVPPLMNPIVYSVKSKHLRARIIRAFVK